A genomic segment from Sulfitobacter mediterraneus encodes:
- a CDS encoding Mth938-like domain-containing protein, giving the protein MRLNEVEYNNAQPVEGYGPGFFRIGGQVIEGPVITGADGPKRWGGLEDTAPLLAMAGEIDVLFVGTGAEIAHLPDDLDQQLQEAGIAAEPMSSPAACRTYNVLLSEGRRIALAMIPV; this is encoded by the coding sequence ATGCGTCTCAATGAAGTGGAATACAACAACGCCCAGCCGGTCGAAGGGTATGGGCCCGGCTTTTTCCGCATCGGCGGGCAGGTCATTGAGGGGCCGGTGATCACCGGCGCAGATGGCCCTAAACGCTGGGGCGGGTTGGAGGACACAGCGCCGCTTTTGGCAATGGCGGGAGAGATTGACGTTTTGTTTGTCGGCACCGGCGCCGAGATCGCCCATCTGCCCGATGATCTGGATCAGCAATTGCAAGAGGCCGGTATCGCGGCAGAGCCGATGTCTTCCCCCGCCGCATGCCGCACCTATAACGTGCTGCTCAGCGAGGGCCGCCGGATCGCGCTGGCAATGATCCCCGTCTGA
- a CDS encoding heme ABC transporter permease produces the protein MSIWQYANPVRFLALSERVQPVLWVLAAASVATGLVWGFFGTPDDYRQGSTVKIIFIHVPSAMMAINAWGMMLITSLIWLIRRHHVSALAAKAAAPVGMVMTVIALITGALWGQPMWGTWWAWDPRLTSFLILFLFYLGYIALWAAIEDPDTAADLTSILCLVGSVFALLSRYAVRFWNQGLHQGTSVPVATGGRTVDDTFFVPLAISMAGFVLLFLAMVLYRTGTEIRIRRAAALLARSERGL, from the coding sequence ATGTCCATTTGGCAATATGCAAACCCCGTGAGATTTCTCGCTTTGTCAGAGCGGGTGCAGCCTGTGCTTTGGGTGCTGGCCGCCGCGAGCGTGGCCACTGGTCTGGTCTGGGGGTTCTTTGGCACGCCCGATGACTACCGGCAGGGATCAACGGTCAAGATCATCTTTATCCACGTGCCATCCGCGATGATGGCAATCAACGCGTGGGGCATGATGCTGATCACCTCGCTGATCTGGCTGATCCGGCGGCACCACGTCAGCGCGCTGGCCGCCAAGGCTGCCGCGCCGGTGGGCATGGTGATGACCGTAATAGCCCTGATCACCGGGGCCCTTTGGGGCCAACCGATGTGGGGCACATGGTGGGCTTGGGATCCGCGCCTGACCTCGTTTTTGATCCTTTTCCTGTTTTACCTGGGCTACATCGCCCTGTGGGCCGCGATCGAAGACCCGGACACGGCGGCGGATTTGACCTCCATCCTGTGTTTGGTCGGCTCCGTCTTTGCGCTGCTGTCGCGCTATGCCGTGCGGTTCTGGAACCAGGGCCTGCACCAGGGCACCTCGGTGCCGGTGGCCACGGGCGGGCGCACGGTGGATGATACGTTTTTTGTGCCACTGGCGATTTCGATGGCGGGTTTTGTGCTGCTGTTTCTTGCAATGGTGCTCTACCGCACCGGCACAGAAATTCGCATCCGCAGGGCCGCCGCATTGCTGGCGCGGTCGGAGAGGGGGCTGTGA
- a CDS encoding sulfite exporter TauE/SafE family protein: MPDWLLPAGSPEGLIWLVGAVFVAGIVRGFSGFGSAMIIMPVAASVLSPVEAVIFLTAAEILGPVPNLRPSMRDGTPRDVGRLILGALICLPVGLWLLTQLDPLVFGWIISGIVLALLVLVISGWRYTGALTASLTVGAGGIGGFMTGFAGIPGPPVIMLYMASTLPVATIRANLMLYLFAVDLVLFPVLWLSGLMVWPVFALGLMLGVPNLIANVIGARLFNPKAARLFRFVAYLVIFSSAILGLPIWKG; this comes from the coding sequence ATGCCTGATTGGCTGCTTCCAGCCGGATCGCCCGAAGGGCTGATCTGGCTGGTGGGGGCTGTTTTTGTCGCGGGCATCGTGCGCGGTTTCTCCGGCTTTGGCTCCGCGATGATCATCATGCCAGTGGCCGCTTCGGTGCTGTCGCCGGTCGAGGCTGTGATTTTCCTGACAGCGGCTGAAATCCTTGGCCCGGTGCCCAACCTGCGGCCCTCAATGCGTGATGGGACACCGCGCGATGTGGGGCGGCTGATCCTGGGTGCATTGATCTGTCTGCCCGTCGGTCTGTGGCTTTTGACACAACTGGATCCATTGGTTTTTGGCTGGATCATCTCCGGCATTGTCTTGGCGCTGCTGGTGCTGGTCATCTCCGGCTGGCGCTACACCGGAGCGTTGACCGCAAGTCTTACCGTCGGCGCAGGCGGCATTGGCGGATTCATGACCGGTTTTGCCGGTATACCCGGCCCGCCGGTGATCATGCTCTATATGGCCAGCACATTGCCCGTGGCGACCATCCGCGCCAATCTGATGCTGTACCTGTTTGCGGTGGATCTGGTGCTGTTTCCCGTGCTGTGGCTGAGCGGGCTGATGGTCTGGCCGGTCTTTGCACTGGGTCTGATGCTCGGCGTGCCAAACCTGATCGCCAATGTCATCGGCGCGCGTCTGTTCAACCCCAAGGCGGCGCGGCTTTTTCGTTTTGTAGCCTATCTCGTGATTTTCAGTTCCGCTATCCTGGGGCTGCCGATTTGGAAAGGATGA
- the secD gene encoding protein translocase subunit SecD, translated as MLQIDLWKRIAIALTCAIGLWLALPNAFYGPVEQHNDAAKAIELSGSTPELQAQLALWPDWMPSGLVNLGLDLRGGAHLLAEVKVQDVYAARMEAQWPEVRDALRSLTPVRRQQSPEDELRVRLNDTDKMAQALEIVRGLARPVTTLTGAGSNDIDVRGEDGMIIVTLSDAEKQATDERTMQQSLEIIRRRIDEVGTREPTIQRQGADRILIQVPGIGSAAELKAIIGTTAQLTFNPVVNRGSDANANPGIGNKVLPSVDEEGAYYTVEAAPVVTGEELVDAQPSFDENGSPAVSFRFNTTGARKFGNYTAENIGAPFAIILDDKVISAPTIRSHIPGGSGIITGNFNVEESTNLAILLRAGALPAGLVFLEERTIGPELGQDSIDAGKVATIIAFVAVLVFMFLSYGLFGIFANIALVINVGMIFGLLSLVGATLTLPGIAGIVLTVGMAVDANVLIFERIREELKTAKGPARAISLGYEKALSAIVDANITTLITAVILFVMGSGPVRGFAITLGFGIITSVFTAIFVTRLLVVIWFEARRPKTIEV; from the coding sequence ATGCTTCAGATTGATCTGTGGAAACGGATTGCTATTGCGCTGACCTGTGCCATCGGGCTCTGGCTGGCGCTGCCCAATGCGTTTTACGGCCCCGTGGAACAGCACAATGATGCCGCCAAGGCGATTGAGCTTTCCGGATCCACCCCCGAGCTTCAGGCGCAATTGGCGCTTTGGCCCGACTGGATGCCATCGGGGCTGGTCAATCTGGGTCTGGACCTGCGCGGCGGGGCGCATCTTCTGGCCGAGGTCAAGGTGCAGGACGTTTATGCTGCACGGATGGAGGCCCAATGGCCCGAGGTCCGCGACGCCTTGCGCAGCTTGACCCCCGTGCGCCGCCAGCAATCTCCCGAAGATGAGCTGCGCGTGCGGCTCAACGATACGGACAAGATGGCGCAGGCGTTGGAGATCGTGCGGGGTTTGGCTCGGCCCGTGACCACGCTGACCGGGGCAGGGTCCAATGACATCGATGTGCGCGGCGAAGACGGGATGATCATCGTCACCCTGTCGGATGCGGAAAAGCAGGCGACCGATGAGCGCACGATGCAACAATCGCTTGAGATCATCCGCCGCCGGATTGACGAGGTCGGCACCCGCGAGCCGACCATCCAGCGCCAGGGCGCGGACCGGATCCTCATTCAGGTGCCCGGCATCGGTTCGGCGGCCGAGCTGAAAGCGATCATCGGCACCACCGCGCAGCTGACCTTCAACCCGGTTGTGAACCGCGGGTCGGACGCCAACGCCAACCCCGGTATCGGTAACAAAGTGTTGCCCTCCGTGGATGAGGAAGGTGCCTATTACACCGTTGAGGCCGCGCCTGTCGTCACTGGCGAGGAACTGGTCGATGCGCAGCCCAGCTTTGACGAGAACGGATCGCCCGCGGTCAGTTTCCGGTTCAACACCACCGGCGCACGCAAGTTCGGCAACTACACCGCTGAAAACATTGGTGCGCCCTTTGCGATCATCCTTGATGACAAGGTGATCAGCGCCCCCACGATCCGAAGTCATATCCCCGGCGGATCGGGCATTATCACCGGCAATTTCAATGTCGAGGAAAGCACCAACCTCGCGATCCTTCTGCGCGCCGGTGCGCTGCCTGCAGGGCTGGTGTTTCTGGAAGAACGCACCATCGGCCCCGAACTGGGCCAAGACAGCATCGATGCGGGCAAGGTCGCGACAATCATCGCCTTTGTCGCCGTGCTGGTCTTTATGTTCCTGAGCTATGGTCTGTTCGGCATTTTCGCCAATATCGCGCTGGTCATCAACGTCGGCATGATCTTTGGCCTGCTCAGCCTTGTCGGTGCGACACTGACCTTGCCGGGCATTGCGGGGATCGTTTTGACGGTCGGCATGGCGGTGGACGCCAACGTGCTGATCTTTGAGCGCATCCGCGAAGAGTTGAAAACCGCCAAAGGGCCGGCCCGCGCGATCTCGCTTGGCTATGAAAAGGCGCTATCGGCGATCGTAGACGCCAATATCACCACATTGATCACAGCCGTGATCCTGTTTGTCATGGGCTCCGGCCCGGTGCGCGGCTTTGCGATCACGCTGGGCTTTGGCATCATCACATCTGTGTTCACCGCGATCTTTGTCACCCGCCTGTTGGTGGTGATCTGGTTCGAGGCACGCCGCCCGAAAACGATTGAGGTCTGA
- the ccmB gene encoding heme exporter protein CcmB has protein sequence MIALLIRDLRLALRAGGGFGLGLAFFLIVTVLVPFSVGPQPELLGRIAAGVLWLGALLACLLSLDRLLALDYEDGTLDLLVTAPLPLEAVVSIKALAHWLTTGLPLVLAAPVLAVLLNLPPQGFLPLVISLALGTPALSVIGTFGAALTVGIKRGGLLLSLLVLPLYVPTLIFGAEAARRGAMGMQHDTYLIMLAGITFATIALMPFASAAVLRMGLR, from the coding sequence GTGATTGCCCTGCTGATCCGCGATCTGCGTCTTGCCTTGCGGGCGGGCGGCGGATTTGGTCTTGGCCTTGCGTTTTTCCTCATCGTGACCGTGCTGGTCCCGTTCAGCGTTGGCCCGCAGCCGGAACTGCTGGGCCGGATCGCGGCAGGGGTGTTGTGGCTGGGCGCATTGCTGGCTTGCCTGCTGTCGCTGGATCGTCTGCTGGCGCTGGATTACGAGGACGGGACGCTGGATCTGCTGGTCACGGCTCCCCTGCCGCTTGAGGCGGTGGTGAGCATCAAGGCACTGGCTCATTGGTTGACCACGGGCCTGCCGCTCGTGCTGGCCGCGCCGGTTCTGGCGGTGTTGCTGAACCTGCCGCCGCAAGGGTTTTTGCCGCTGGTCATTTCGCTGGCGCTTGGCACGCCGGCGCTGTCGGTGATCGGCACCTTTGGTGCGGCGCTGACCGTGGGCATCAAACGTGGCGGGCTGCTTTTGTCGTTGCTGGTGCTGCCGCTTTATGTGCCAACGCTGATTTTCGGGGCCGAGGCCGCGCGGCGCGGGGCGATGGGAATGCAGCATGACACCTACCTGATCATGCTGGCCGGGATCACCTTTGCCACCATCGCGCTGATGCCCTTTGCCAGCGCCGCTGTTCTGCGCATGGGTCTGCGATGA
- the ccmD gene encoding heme exporter protein CcmD translates to MPDLGKYAFEVLSSYGATLLLLAGLLALTLRRGRTARAALRKIEAEIKKNG, encoded by the coding sequence ATGCCGGATCTGGGGAAATATGCCTTCGAAGTGCTGTCGTCCTATGGCGCGACACTGCTTTTGCTTGCCGGGCTTCTGGCGCTGACCCTGCGCCGTGGCCGGACGGCGCGCGCCGCCCTGAGAAAGATCGAAGCGGAGATCAAGAAAAATGGCTAG
- the secF gene encoding protein translocase subunit SecF, which produces MRLRLFKENSNFDFFKHWKMWLGISGLMMVIAFASFMIQGLNFGIDFRGGTTIRTESPLAVNVAEYRGAMEQLDLGDITITEVFDPTFREDQNVAMIRIQAQDEQEAVSVDTIEAVQAALKDIRPDIKFTSVESVGPKVSGELIQTAAIAVVLAIGAVLIYIWLRFEWQFAVGAVLALVHDVLLTIGIFSELQIRFDLAIIAALLTIVGYSLNDTVVVFDRVRENLRKYKKRDLKEVLNLSINETMSRTFMTSVTTLLALIALFVLGGDVIRGFVFAMIWGVIVGTYSSIFVASAVLLYLGVKRDWSKPDANAGNQYANIDA; this is translated from the coding sequence ATGCGTTTGCGATTGTTCAAGGAAAACTCGAACTTCGACTTCTTCAAGCACTGGAAGATGTGGCTGGGCATTTCGGGGCTGATGATGGTCATCGCCTTTGCCTCCTTCATGATCCAGGGTCTGAACTTTGGCATCGACTTTCGCGGCGGCACCACAATCCGCACCGAAAGCCCGCTGGCGGTGAACGTGGCCGAATACCGCGGCGCGATGGAGCAACTGGATCTTGGCGATATCACCATCACCGAAGTGTTCGATCCGACCTTCCGCGAAGATCAGAACGTGGCGATGATCCGCATTCAGGCGCAGGACGAACAAGAAGCGGTGTCAGTGGACACCATCGAGGCGGTTCAGGCCGCGCTGAAAGACATCCGTCCGGACATCAAATTTACATCCGTTGAATCCGTTGGCCCCAAAGTATCGGGCGAATTGATCCAAACCGCTGCAATTGCCGTGGTCTTGGCGATTGGCGCGGTCCTGATCTACATCTGGCTGCGGTTTGAATGGCAATTTGCCGTCGGTGCGGTGCTGGCGCTGGTGCATGACGTTTTGCTGACCATCGGGATTTTCTCTGAGCTTCAGATCCGGTTCGATCTGGCGATTATCGCAGCGTTGCTGACCATTGTGGGCTATTCGCTGAACGATACGGTGGTCGTGTTTGACCGAGTGCGGGAGAACCTGCGCAAGTACAAAAAGCGCGATCTCAAAGAGGTTCTGAACCTCTCGATCAACGAAACCATGAGCCGGACTTTCATGACCTCTGTCACGACGCTGCTGGCGCTGATTGCGCTGTTTGTGCTGGGCGGCGATGTGATCCGCGGCTTTGTCTTTGCGATGATCTGGGGCGTGATCGTCGGTACATACAGCTCGATCTTTGTGGCCTCTGCGGTGCTTTTGTACCTTGGCGTGAAACGTGACTGGTCCAAGCCGGATGCAAACGCAGGCAACCAATACGCCAACATAGATGCCTGA
- the acnA gene encoding aconitate hydratase AcnA, with amino-acid sequence MTITVGQDTAKTRKSITAGNQTIAYYSIPAAQDAGLGDFSKLPAALKVVLENMLRFEDGKTVTVDDIKAFAEWGAKGGKNPREIAYRPARVLMQDFTGVPAVVDLAAMRDGLVALGGDAEKINPLNPVDLVIDHSVMIDEFGNPRAFQMNVDREYERNMERYTFLKWGQKAFNNFRVVPPGTGICHQVNLEYLAQTVWTDKDQNGDEVAYPDTLVGTDSHTTMVNGMAVLGWGVGGIEAEAAMLGQPISMLIPEVVGFELTGRMMEGTTGTDLVLKVVEMLREKGVVSKFVEFYGEGLDHLPLADRATIANMAPEYGATCGFFPIDGETLRYLRTTGRDEDRIALVEAYAKENGMWRGDDYAPIYTDTLSLDMGTIVPAISGPKRPQDYIALTSAHTAFGEYVKGVRAGKDASPKEEIRWEGEGGQPEPREIPGDEGSHKRGYVKTDDGHYQLHDGSIVIASITSCTNTSNPYVMIGAGLVARKARALGLTRKPWVKTSLAPGSQVVSAYLEAANLQEDLDAIGFNLVGYGCTTCIGNSGPLEPAISKAINDYDLIGTSILSGNRNFEGRISPDVRANYLASPPLVVAYALVGDMNHDLANSPLGQDQNGNDVYLKDIWPTTQEVAELVEQTVTREAFQTKYADVFKGDEKWQAVETTDSQTYDWPVQSTYVQNPPYFQGMSKDPGVITNIEGAKVLAVLGDMITTDHISPAGSFKADTPAGQYLTERQVPVREFNSYGSRRGNHEVMMRGTFANIRIKNEMLDGVEGGYTKGPDGAQTSIFDAAMAHQANGTPLVVFGGEQYGAGSSRDWAAKGTALLGVKAVIAESFERIHRSNLVGMGVIPFEFTGGDNRKSLGLTGEETVSISGLDTIQPLQDVPCAITMADGTVKNIMIKCRIDTAIEIEYIEHGGVLHYVLRDLAKAG; translated from the coding sequence ATGACAATTACCGTTGGTCAGGACACCGCAAAGACCCGCAAATCCATCACCGCGGGCAACCAGACGATTGCCTATTATTCGATCCCCGCCGCGCAGGACGCCGGGCTTGGCGACTTTTCCAAGCTGCCCGCCGCGCTCAAGGTCGTGCTGGAAAACATGCTGCGGTTCGAGGATGGCAAGACCGTCACCGTGGACGACATCAAGGCCTTTGCCGAATGGGGTGCCAAGGGCGGCAAGAACCCGCGCGAGATTGCATATCGCCCTGCCCGCGTATTGATGCAGGATTTCACCGGCGTTCCGGCGGTTGTCGATCTGGCCGCGATGCGCGACGGTCTGGTGGCGCTTGGCGGTGACGCGGAAAAGATCAACCCGCTGAACCCTGTTGATCTGGTCATCGACCACTCGGTGATGATTGATGAGTTCGGCAACCCGCGCGCGTTTCAGATGAACGTAGACCGCGAATATGAGCGGAACATGGAACGCTACACCTTCCTCAAGTGGGGACAAAAGGCGTTTAACAACTTCCGCGTTGTGCCCCCCGGCACCGGCATCTGTCACCAGGTGAACCTTGAATATCTGGCACAAACGGTCTGGACCGACAAAGACCAGAACGGCGATGAAGTGGCCTATCCTGATACGCTGGTCGGCACAGACAGCCACACCACAATGGTCAACGGCATGGCCGTTCTGGGCTGGGGTGTTGGCGGGATCGAGGCCGAGGCTGCCATGCTGGGTCAGCCGATTTCGATGCTGATCCCCGAAGTGGTCGGTTTTGAGCTGACCGGCCGCATGATGGAAGGCACCACAGGCACCGACCTTGTGCTGAAAGTTGTTGAAATGCTGCGTGAAAAAGGCGTGGTCAGCAAATTTGTCGAATTCTACGGCGAGGGTCTTGATCACCTGCCCCTGGCAGACCGTGCGACCATCGCCAACATGGCACCTGAGTATGGCGCGACCTGCGGCTTTTTCCCGATCGACGGTGAAACCCTGCGTTACCTGCGCACCACGGGCCGTGATGAGGACCGCATCGCGCTGGTCGAAGCCTATGCCAAAGAAAACGGGATGTGGCGCGGCGACGATTACGCGCCCATCTATACTGACACATTGAGCCTGGATATGGGCACCATCGTGCCTGCGATCTCCGGCCCGAAACGCCCGCAGGATTATATTGCACTGACCTCGGCGCACACGGCGTTTGGTGAATACGTCAAAGGTGTCCGCGCGGGCAAGGATGCCTCCCCGAAAGAAGAAATTCGCTGGGAAGGCGAAGGTGGCCAGCCTGAACCACGTGAAATCCCCGGTGATGAAGGCAGCCACAAACGTGGCTATGTGAAAACCGACGACGGTCATTACCAGCTGCATGACGGGTCTATCGTGATCGCCTCGATCACGTCATGCACCAATACTTCGAACCCCTATGTGATGATCGGCGCGGGTCTGGTGGCACGCAAGGCACGCGCGCTGGGTCTGACCCGCAAGCCTTGGGTCAAAACATCGCTGGCCCCCGGCTCGCAAGTGGTGTCGGCCTATCTTGAGGCTGCGAACCTGCAGGAAGATCTGGACGCCATCGGCTTTAACCTTGTCGGCTATGGCTGCACCACCTGTATTGGTAACTCCGGCCCGCTTGAGCCGGCGATCAGCAAGGCAATCAACGACTATGATCTGATCGGCACCTCGATCCTGTCGGGCAACCGCAACTTCGAAGGGCGCATTTCCCCTGATGTGCGCGCCAACTACCTCGCTTCGCCTCCCCTCGTGGTGGCCTATGCGCTGGTCGGTGACATGAACCATGATCTGGCAAACAGCCCGCTGGGTCAGGATCAGAATGGCAATGATGTTTATCTCAAGGACATCTGGCCCACCACGCAAGAGGTCGCGGAACTGGTCGAACAGACTGTCACCCGCGAGGCGTTCCAGACCAAATATGCCGACGTCTTCAAAGGCGACGAAAAGTGGCAGGCAGTGGAAACCACAGACAGCCAGACCTACGACTGGCCGGTACAATCCACCTATGTTCAGAACCCGCCTTACTTCCAGGGGATGAGCAAAGATCCCGGTGTGATCACCAACATCGAAGGTGCCAAGGTGCTTGCGGTTCTCGGCGATATGATCACCACTGACCACATTTCACCCGCCGGTTCTTTCAAGGCGGACACCCCTGCCGGTCAGTATCTGACCGAACGTCAGGTGCCCGTCCGCGAGTTCAACTCCTACGGCTCCCGCCGGGGCAACCATGAAGTGATGATGCGCGGTACCTTTGCCAACATTCGCATCAAGAATGAGATGCTGGATGGCGTTGAGGGCGGCTATACAAAAGGCCCCGATGGCGCGCAGACCTCGATCTTCGACGCGGCCATGGCGCATCAGGCCAATGGCACCCCGCTGGTGGTCTTTGGCGGTGAACAATACGGCGCGGGGTCCAGCCGTGACTGGGCGGCCAAGGGCACAGCCCTGCTGGGCGTCAAGGCGGTGATTGCCGAGAGCTTTGAGCGTATCCACCGTTCCAACCTCGTTGGCATGGGCGTGATCCCGTTTGAATTCACTGGCGGTGACAACCGCAAATCTCTGGGCCTGACGGGCGAGGAAACTGTGTCGATCTCTGGTCTGGACACAATCCAGCCCCTGCAAGACGTGCCTTGCGCGATCACCATGGCGGACGGAACGGTCAAGAACATCATGATCAAATGCCGGATCGATACCGCAATCGAGATCGAATACATCGAACATGGCGGCGTGCTGCACTACGTGTTGCGCGATCTGGCCAAAGCAGGCTAG
- a CDS encoding DsbE family thiol:disulfide interchange protein: MIAPPLIFAGFVALAAVGMFRDDLEGLPSTLVGQKAPGVPELPLDGFPPATADMLASGEVTLVNFWASWCPPCRAEHPKLLEMAAEGMPIVGINFKDLEGNARDYLTEDGNPFIGVGFDPQGRTAIDWGVTAPPETFILDGSGTVLFRYAGPLVGSDYEQRFLPALREALGR; the protein is encoded by the coding sequence ATGATCGCCCCACCGCTGATCTTTGCCGGATTTGTGGCGCTGGCTGCCGTTGGCATGTTCCGTGATGACCTCGAGGGGCTGCCCTCCACCCTGGTTGGGCAAAAGGCACCCGGCGTGCCAGAGCTGCCGCTGGACGGGTTTCCGCCAGCAACCGCCGATATGCTGGCCTCGGGCGAGGTGACATTGGTGAATTTCTGGGCCAGCTGGTGCCCGCCCTGCCGCGCCGAACATCCCAAGCTTCTTGAAATGGCCGCAGAGGGCATGCCCATCGTCGGCATCAATTTCAAAGACCTCGAAGGCAATGCCCGCGATTATCTGACCGAAGACGGCAATCCCTTTATCGGCGTCGGGTTCGATCCACAGGGGCGCACTGCGATTGACTGGGGCGTGACCGCGCCGCCGGAAACCTTCATTCTGGATGGCAGCGGCACGGTGCTGTTCCGCTATGCCGGACCGCTGGTTGGCAGCGACTACGAGCAACGGTTCCTGCCCGCGTTGCGCGAGGCGCTTGGCCGATAA
- the ccmA gene encoding heme ABC exporter ATP-binding protein CcmA, with the protein MTLRVDNLTLARGGVPVLTGVSLTVGPGQALILRGPNGAGKTTLLRSISGLQPPLSGQITGAEDQIAYAGHADGLKAMLSVRENLMFWAQVFGRTDITAALDAYALHPLADRLAGTLSAGQKRRLGLARLLVTGRPIWILDEPTVSLDKDAVAQFAAAVRAHLGQGGSALMATHIDLGLEAEVLDLTPFRAHASARAGASDEAFL; encoded by the coding sequence ATGACCTTGCGTGTGGACAACCTGACCCTTGCCCGTGGCGGCGTGCCTGTGCTGACGGGTGTATCGCTGACGGTAGGGCCCGGTCAGGCGCTGATCCTTCGCGGGCCAAACGGGGCGGGTAAAACCACGCTTTTGCGCAGCATCTCCGGATTGCAACCGCCGCTGTCGGGACAGATCACCGGCGCAGAGGATCAGATTGCCTATGCTGGCCACGCCGATGGCCTCAAGGCGATGTTGAGTGTACGCGAAAACCTGATGTTCTGGGCGCAGGTCTTTGGCCGCACCGATATCACTGCAGCGCTGGACGCCTATGCCCTGCACCCACTGGCGGACCGTTTGGCAGGCACCCTGTCGGCCGGGCAAAAGCGCCGCTTGGGTCTGGCGCGATTGTTGGTGACCGGGCGACCGATCTGGATTTTGGATGAACCGACTGTGTCGCTCGACAAAGATGCCGTGGCGCAATTTGCCGCGGCGGTGCGGGCACATCTGGGGCAGGGCGGTTCGGCCCTGATGGCCACGCATATTGATCTGGGGCTGGAGGCCGAGGTGCTGGACCTCACACCGTTTCGCGCCCATGCCAGCGCCCGCGCCGGGGCCAGCGATGAGGCGTTCCTGTGA